A DNA window from Brenneria izadpanahii contains the following coding sequences:
- the trxC gene encoding thioredoxin TrxC produces the protein MNTVCASCHTTNRLPEKRIDDHPKCGNCGEPLFTGEVINATEATLDKLLQDDLPVVVDFWAPWCSPCVNFAPVFESVAQERGEKIRFVKVNTESEPALSSRYRIRTIPTLMLFKQGKLVDMLNGALPKAPFEGWLDESL, from the coding sequence ATGAATACGGTATGCGCATCTTGCCACACGACAAACCGTCTGCCAGAAAAACGTATTGACGATCATCCTAAATGCGGCAATTGCGGAGAACCGCTGTTCACGGGTGAAGTTATCAACGCCACCGAAGCGACGCTGGATAAACTGTTACAGGACGATCTGCCGGTCGTCGTCGACTTCTGGGCGCCATGGTGTAGCCCCTGCGTCAACTTCGCCCCGGTATTTGAGAGCGTCGCGCAGGAACGCGGCGAAAAAATACGCTTTGTTAAGGTTAATACCGAATCAGAGCCTGCGCTTAGTTCTCGTTATCGTATCCGCACCATCCCGACCCTGATGCTGTTTAAACAAGGGAAACTGGTCGATATGCTTAATGGCGCGCTTCCTAAAGCGCCGTTTGAAGGCTGGCTTGACGAATCCCTATAA
- a CDS encoding tRNA/rRNA methyltransferase, translating into MSDSFNSKSGKVRVMYVRSDDEGGKENKNKRPSGKERRSESGRGRRDETGSREKPQHPRDKNPRYARENPSRDGDNGPWGKDRGERNGERAERPRRPRGEDRATGDSPWKTVSRAPGEEPEFDHGGISGKSQIDPAQLRRQRQEETRVYGENACQALFKSRPDSIVRAWFLQEVTPRFREALRWMAANRKAYHVVEDDELIKASGTEHHGGVCFLIKKRRGMDVREYLETAGERDCVLALQDAGNPHNLGGIMRSCAHFGVNGLLVQDATMLESGAAVRTAEGGAEHVKAINADDPIAVFDEFRKAGYTIVTTSSHKGTALSKTTFPAKTVIVLGQEGDGLSDGAWLQGDTNISIDGTGRVESLNVSVATGILLSEWWRQNKA; encoded by the coding sequence ATGAGCGATTCATTCAATAGTAAGAGCGGCAAGGTCCGCGTGATGTACGTCCGTAGCGATGACGAGGGCGGGAAAGAGAACAAAAATAAGCGTCCGTCTGGTAAGGAGCGCCGTAGCGAAAGCGGGCGCGGCCGCCGTGATGAGACGGGTTCCCGTGAGAAGCCTCAGCATCCCCGAGATAAAAATCCGCGTTATGCCCGTGAGAATCCCTCTCGTGACGGCGATAACGGCCCGTGGGGCAAGGATCGCGGCGAGCGTAATGGCGAACGTGCAGAACGGCCGCGCCGTCCGCGCGGCGAGGATCGCGCTACCGGCGATTCCCCCTGGAAAACGGTTTCGCGCGCGCCGGGTGAAGAGCCTGAATTCGATCATGGCGGGATCAGCGGTAAAAGTCAGATCGATCCCGCGCAGCTGCGCCGCCAGCGTCAGGAAGAGACGCGGGTTTATGGTGAAAACGCCTGTCAGGCGTTGTTTAAAAGCCGTCCTGATTCCATTGTTCGCGCCTGGTTTTTACAGGAAGTGACGCCGCGTTTTCGTGAGGCCCTTCGCTGGATGGCGGCCAATCGCAAGGCCTATCATGTCGTTGAAGATGATGAGCTGATCAAAGCCTCCGGTACCGAGCATCATGGCGGCGTGTGTTTCCTGATTAAAAAGCGTCGGGGAATGGATGTTCGCGAGTATCTGGAAACGGCGGGCGAGCGTGATTGCGTACTGGCGTTGCAGGATGCCGGCAATCCTCACAACCTCGGCGGCATTATGCGCAGCTGCGCGCATTTTGGCGTTAATGGCCTGCTGGTTCAGGATGCGACGATGTTGGAGTCCGGGGCGGCAGTACGCACTGCCGAAGGCGGGGCTGAGCATGTTAAAGCGATTAATGCCGATGATCCCATCGCCGTATTCGATGAGTTCCGTAAAGCCGGCTATACCATTGTGACGACCTCCAGTCACAAAGGAACGGCATTATCGAAAACCACATTTCCGGCTAAGACCGTAATCGTGCTGGGGCAAGAGGGCGATGGCCTGTCCGACGGCGCCTGGCTGCAGGGCGATACCAATATCTCGATTGATGGAACGGGCAGGGTTGAAAGCCTGAACGTTTCCGTTGCGACAGGTATTTTGCTGTCCGAATGGTGGCGGCAGAATAAAGCCTGA
- a CDS encoding tRNA-uridine aminocarboxypropyltransferase → MINNAVLRLRQQRLEQSTKPFRARGCRVVRCQRCLLPATNCLCHTIQPSHARSRFCLLMFDTEPLKPSNTGRLIADILPETQAFLWSRISPDPRLLAALGDADYQPYLVFLADDAQEERQIFRQLPSQGKPALFILLDGTWPEARKMFRKSPYLDALPILSLNVDALSRYQLREASNAGQHCTAEIAIALLGQAGDSAAAAALSEHFDRFRKRYLAGKSHHTLRELLPAITA, encoded by the coding sequence ATGATTAACAATGCCGTTCTTCGCCTGCGCCAGCAACGTCTGGAGCAGTCCACCAAACCATTCCGCGCCCGCGGCTGCCGCGTTGTGCGCTGCCAGCGCTGTTTGCTGCCGGCAACAAACTGTCTGTGCCACACAATTCAGCCCAGCCACGCCCGCAGCCGTTTTTGTCTGCTTATGTTCGATACGGAACCGCTAAAGCCAAGCAATACCGGACGGTTGATTGCCGATATTCTACCAGAAACTCAGGCATTCCTCTGGTCCCGTATATCGCCCGATCCACGGTTGCTCGCCGCCCTCGGCGATGCGGATTATCAACCCTATCTGGTTTTTCTGGCCGATGATGCGCAAGAAGAGCGTCAGATTTTCCGGCAACTGCCCTCGCAGGGAAAGCCCGCGTTATTTATTCTGCTGGACGGCACCTGGCCGGAAGCGCGGAAAATGTTCCGCAAAAGTCCTTATCTGGATGCGCTGCCCATTCTATCACTGAATGTCGATGCGCTTTCTCGTTACCAACTGCGGGAGGCAAGCAACGCCGGACAGCATTGCACCGCGGAAATCGCCATTGCTTTACTTGGCCAAGCCGGAGATAGCGCGGCGGCGGCGGCATTGTCGGAACACTTCGATCGCTTTCGTAAACGCTATCTGGCCGGGAAATCGCATCATACCTTACGGGAATTGCTACCTGCCATCACAGCATAA
- a CDS encoding DUF3574 domain-containing protein: MIRKQSHYAALSLLLGTLFMSGCSQPSPAPDADRAAPYACRIGDKMVQTTLYFGLSRPAGPPVSDAEWKDFVDSEVTPRFKDGLTIFDTRGQWLGQNGAVVRENSKALLLIHGSEQESAVEALRTAYKTRFAQESVMRVDAPECVAF, encoded by the coding sequence ATGATACGGAAACAATCACACTATGCAGCGCTATCGCTGCTCCTGGGAACACTTTTTATGAGCGGCTGTTCTCAGCCGTCGCCCGCCCCTGATGCCGATCGCGCTGCGCCATATGCCTGCCGCATCGGCGATAAAATGGTGCAAACCACCCTCTATTTCGGTCTAAGCCGCCCGGCTGGCCCGCCGGTTTCCGATGCGGAATGGAAGGACTTTGTCGATAGCGAAGTCACGCCGCGTTTTAAAGACGGGTTGACGATTTTTGATACCAGAGGACAGTGGCTGGGTCAGAATGGCGCAGTGGTGCGGGAAAACAGCAAAGCGTTGCTGCTTATTCATGGATCTGAACAGGAAAGCGCGGTAGAAGCGCTGCGTACCGCATACAAAACACGCTTTGCCCAGGAATCGGTAATGCGGGTTGATGCGCCGGAGTGCGTCGCTTTTTAA
- a CDS encoding bifunctional acetate--CoA ligase family protein/GNAT family N-acetyltransferase produces MSQRGLEALLRPKSVAVLGASEKPGRAGFLLMRNLLDGNFSGPVLPVTPKYRAVCGVLAYPNVAGLPITPDLAILCTNAGRNLALLEEVGQSGCKTAIILSAPPFQFSELKACAIRYNMRLLGPNSLGLLAPWQGFNASFSPVPIMKGKLAFISQSAAVSNTILDWAQQRGIGFSYFIALGDSLDIDVDDLLDFLARDGKTSAILLHLEHISDARRFLSAARSASRNKPILVIKSGRSRQSQRLLNERPQGSDAAYDAAIQRAGLLRVHDTHELFSAVETLSHLRPLHGERLLLVSNGASPAAQALDQLLSRQGKLALLSEATQQKLREKLPEHVAIGNPLNLRDEATIERYLTAVSILLDSDDFDALLIIYSPSAAAPGTESAAQLINLFQRHPRGKRITLLTNWSGEFSSQEARRLFNEAGIPTYRTPEGAVTAFMHIVEYRRNQKQLTETPALPQDLSINADQAHELIHQALANGITQLDTHEVRPILQAYGLNTLPTWIANDSTEAVYIAEQIGYPVAIKLRSPDIAHKSEVQGVMLYLRTAREVQQAAEAILDRVKQTYPQARIHGLLVQSMANRAGAQELRVAVEQDPVFGPLIMLGDGGVEWQENQAAVALPPLNMTLARYLVLQAVKGGKIHSRGALCPLDIAALSRLLVQVSNLILDCPEISRLDIHPLLASGDEFTLLDVTLQLTPFSGDPQSRLAIRPYPQDLEETVTLKDNSTCLFRPILPEDEPLLSLFISKVTKEDLYYRYFSEISEFNHEDLAYMTQIDYDREMAFVAIRQTETGEEIIGVTRAISDPDNTNAEFAVLVRSDLKGLGLGRRLLEKLIRYAKLHGLGSLNGITMPYNQGMITLAKKLGFSVNIQLEEGIVTLELSLKV; encoded by the coding sequence ATGAGCCAGCGCGGATTGGAAGCACTATTACGACCTAAGTCGGTAGCGGTTTTGGGCGCTTCGGAAAAGCCGGGACGGGCAGGCTTTCTGTTGATGCGCAACCTGTTGGATGGCAACTTCAGCGGCCCGGTTCTTCCCGTTACTCCCAAATATCGCGCCGTCTGCGGCGTTTTAGCCTATCCGAACGTCGCCGGCTTGCCGATTACGCCCGATCTTGCCATCCTTTGCACCAATGCCGGGCGCAATCTGGCTTTGCTGGAAGAAGTGGGGCAATCAGGCTGTAAAACCGCCATTATCCTATCCGCTCCGCCATTTCAGTTCAGCGAGTTAAAAGCCTGCGCAATCCGCTATAACATGCGTCTTTTAGGCCCGAACAGCCTCGGTTTACTCGCGCCCTGGCAAGGATTCAACGCCAGTTTCTCGCCGGTACCCATTATGAAAGGCAAGCTGGCGTTTATTTCCCAATCCGCCGCCGTATCAAACACCATTCTGGACTGGGCTCAGCAACGGGGCATCGGTTTCTCCTATTTTATTGCGCTGGGCGACAGCCTGGATATTGATGTTGACGATCTGCTGGATTTTTTAGCCCGAGATGGCAAGACCAGCGCAATTCTGTTGCACCTCGAACACATTAGCGATGCCCGACGTTTTCTTTCCGCCGCCCGCAGCGCCTCAAGAAACAAACCTATTCTGGTGATCAAGAGCGGACGCAGCCGGCAATCGCAACGATTGCTCAATGAGCGCCCTCAAGGGTCTGACGCGGCCTACGACGCGGCTATTCAACGCGCGGGCCTTTTACGGGTGCACGACACACATGAACTCTTCTCGGCGGTGGAAACCCTTAGCCATCTGCGGCCATTACACGGCGAACGGTTGCTGCTGGTCAGCAATGGCGCATCGCCGGCGGCGCAGGCGCTCGATCAGTTGCTAAGCAGACAAGGGAAACTGGCGCTCCTCAGCGAAGCCACTCAACAGAAACTGCGGGAAAAGCTGCCGGAACACGTCGCGATCGGCAACCCGCTTAATCTACGTGATGAGGCCACCATCGAACGCTATCTAACGGCGGTATCTATTTTGTTGGATAGCGATGACTTTGACGCGCTGCTGATCATTTATTCTCCCAGCGCCGCAGCGCCAGGAACCGAAAGCGCCGCCCAACTGATTAATCTGTTTCAACGGCATCCGCGCGGCAAACGCATAACGCTGCTGACCAACTGGTCCGGCGAATTTTCTTCACAAGAGGCGCGCCGTTTATTCAATGAGGCCGGCATTCCCACCTATCGCACGCCAGAAGGCGCCGTGACGGCGTTTATGCATATTGTCGAATACCGGCGCAACCAGAAGCAGCTGACGGAAACCCCCGCGCTGCCCCAGGATTTGTCGATCAATGCGGATCAGGCGCATGAACTTATCCATCAGGCGCTGGCGAACGGCATCACTCAGTTAGACACCCACGAAGTCCGCCCCATCCTGCAGGCTTACGGTTTAAACACGCTGCCGACCTGGATTGCCAACGACAGTACCGAAGCGGTATACATCGCCGAACAGATCGGCTATCCGGTCGCCATTAAGCTACGCTCGCCAGATATTGCGCATAAATCAGAAGTTCAGGGCGTGATGCTCTATCTGCGCACCGCCAGAGAAGTGCAACAGGCGGCGGAGGCGATTCTCGATCGGGTGAAACAAACCTATCCCCAGGCGCGTATCCACGGTTTGTTGGTACAAAGCATGGCAAACCGGGCCGGCGCTCAGGAACTGCGGGTGGCCGTTGAGCAGGATCCGGTATTCGGGCCGTTAATCATGCTGGGCGATGGCGGCGTTGAATGGCAAGAGAACCAGGCCGCCGTGGCGCTGCCGCCGTTAAATATGACCTTGGCGCGCTATCTGGTGCTGCAGGCGGTCAAAGGAGGGAAAATTCACAGCCGCGGCGCGCTGTGTCCGTTGGATATTGCAGCGCTCAGCCGGTTGCTGGTACAGGTTTCAAACCTGATCCTCGACTGCCCGGAAATATCCCGGCTGGACATTCATCCTCTGCTGGCTTCGGGCGATGAGTTTACCCTGCTGGACGTTACGCTCCAGCTGACGCCGTTTAGCGGCGATCCCCAGTCAAGGTTGGCTATCCGCCCTTATCCGCAGGATCTGGAGGAGACCGTTACGCTAAAAGATAACTCAACTTGCCTGTTTCGCCCTATTCTGCCCGAAGATGAGCCGTTACTGAGCCTCTTCATCTCTAAGGTGACGAAAGAAGACCTTTACTATCGCTATTTCAGCGAAATCAGTGAATTTAATCACGAAGATTTAGCCTATATGACGCAGATTGACTACGACCGGGAGATGGCTTTTGTCGCCATACGCCAGACGGAAACCGGCGAGGAAATTATC